The sequence below is a genomic window from Thiomonas intermedia.
CCATCAGGTTCTCCAGAATCAGGGCAGATCGGGCAGGTCGATCGTGCCGTCAAAGACAAAGGCGGCCGGGCCGGTCATGTGGACGGCCTGCCCGGGCCCCGCCCAGGCGATGGTCAGCAGGCCGCCCCGGGTCTGCACATCGACCGCGCCCTGCAGCCAGCCATGGCGCAGACCCGCCACCACGGCGGCGCAGGCCCCGGTGCCACAGGCCAGGGTTTCGCCAGCGCCGCGCTCCCACACCCGCAGGCGGATGTGATGGGCATCGACGATCTGCATGAAGCCCGCGTTGACCCGGTTGGGAAATCGCGGGTGATGCTCGATCAGGGGGCCACGCGGGTGAACGGGGGCGGCATCCACATCGTCCACCCGCTGCACGGCATGCGGATTGCCCATCGACAGCACGCTGATCCAGTCGGTCGCACCGTCGGCTTCCAGCGGCCATTGCGTCCAGGTGCCAACAGGCCGGGGCGACAGGCCGGTGGCGTCGAACGGTACCTTGGGCAGATCGAAGACCGGTGCGCCCATGTTCACGGTGACGCGGCCGTCGGCCTGCAGTTCGGGCTCGATGAGGCCGGAGAGCGTCTGCACCCGGATGCGGCGCCTGGACGTCAGGCCCTTGGCGTGGACGTAGGCGACGAAGCAGCGCGCGCCGTTGCCGCATTGCTCCACCTCGCCGCCGTCGGCGTTGAAGATGCGATAGCCGAAATCGACATCGGGTGTCGGGCCGGCCTCGACGACCAGAATCTGGTCGGCGCCCACGCCAAAGTGCCGGTCGGCCAGCAGGCGCAGCTGCGCCGCGCTGAGGGTCAGCGGGGCACGGGTGGCGTCGAGGACGACGAAGTCGTTTCCGGCGCCATGCATTTTGGTGAAAGCGAGTCGCATGGGTCTGGGTCGATGCAGCGTCAAGTCAATACACCGAGGGCTGGTCTTCGGGCCGGGTCTTGAAGCGCTTGTGGACCCAATGGTATTGCGCGGGCATGGTGCGCACCTGGTCTTCGATGAAGCGATTCATGCGGCGAAGGTCGGCGTCGATGTCTGCGGGCTTGCCCCGGGTGTCGAGTGCAGGAAAGTCGGTCCAGGCGGGATGCACGGTGACGGCGTAGCCGCGCGCGCCGGGCAGGATGCGGGTGACCACGGCGTAGACCCGGGCGTCGGCGGAAGCCGCCAGCCGCGGGGCGACATCCAGGGTTGCGGCGGGCAGGCCGAAAAAGTCGATGAAGCGCGAGCTGCGCAGCCCGAAGTCCATGTCCGGCAGGGTGTAGAACGGCACCCCGGCGCGCAGTTGCCGCAGCATGCCCGCCGCGCCGTCGTGCCGCGAGACGATGGCGGCGGTGTGAAAGCGGCTGCGCCGCGCCACCACCCAGTCGTCGAGCACCTGGTTCTTCTGCGGGGTGTACATGCCCGAGACCGGGCGCGGCGCCACCAGGCTGAGCGCCGTCCATCCGGCGTCGAGCCCCTCGAAGTGAAAGCCCAGCAGCAGGGTGTTGCGGCTGCCGTCCAGCGCCTCAAGCACCGGGCCTTCGAGATGCAGCAGGCGCTGCAGGCGCTTCGGGCTGGCGTACCAGAGCACGCCGCGCTCGAGAAAGGCCCGCGCGACATAGACGAAATGCTCGCGCGCCACCGCGCGCTGCCGCGCCGCCGTCCACTCGGGAAAGCACAGTTGCAGGTTGCGCAGGGTGATGTGCCGACGCGATCGGGCCAGCGGCCACAGCAGCCAGCCCACCGCCGTGCCCAGCGCGGCGAGCACCGGGTAGGGCAGCAGGTGCAGCAGCCAGACGAGGCCGATGCTCAGGCGGGCGAACAGCGGTTTCATGCGGCAGCCTCCTCACCGGCATCGGGCGCCGGTGGCGGCTCGGCGCCCGAGGGCCTCTTGTAGCGGTTGTAGGCCCAGAGATACTGTTCGGGACAGCGCCTGATCAGGCCTTCCAGCGCGTGATTGATCTGGGTGGCGGCGCGCTGCGGATCGGCATCCAGCGGCTCGGGAAAGGGTTCGAGCGTGAGGGTGTAGCCGCGGCCGCCAGGGTGGCGCAAGGCCGAGGCCAGAATGATGCGCGCATGGCCCAGTTGCACCAGCCGTGCCGGCAAGGTCATGGTGAAGGCCGGACGGCCGAAAAAATCCGCCCATACGCCTTCGCCGCGGCCCGGCGCCTGATCCGGCAGCAGGCCGACCGCCTCACCGGTGCGCAGGGCGCGCAGCAATTGGCGTACCCCGGCCAGATTCGCCGGTGCGGTGGCCAGGTTTTGACGCTGGCGCGACGCCAGCGCCAGCGGCAGCAGGGCGCGCTTGCGCGGCGGGCGGAACATGACCGTGATCGGCCCCCACAGCGCCGCCACCTGCGCCGAGATTTCAAAACATCCCAGGTGCGGCGTCAGGTACAGCACGCCAAAGCCCTCGGCGCGCACGGCATCGACATGCTCCTTGCCGATCACCCGGACCTGATGCGCCGGTGTGGCCGCGCCGCGCCGGAACCAGACCACGGGCAGCTCGCCGACCATGCGCCCGGCCTGCGCGGCGGCCTTGAGGGCCAGTTGCCGCGGCGCATAGCCCGCCTGGCGCAGATGCGCGCGCAGCCGCTGGCGGTAGACGCCCGACGCGGCGTAAACCACCAGGCCGAGCGCCGCCCCCAGCGCCTGGAGCAGGCTCAGGGGCAGAACAGACAGCCAGCGGAAGACGCGAAGCAGCACGATGGAGGATTTCCCTGCAGTTCAAAGGGTGCCATGTTACGAAGCGCGAGCAGGCATGTGCAGGCATAGAATGAGCCGCAGTGCCACCGAGTTAATGACAACTTGCGGGGTGGCAGCGCGGCAGACCCTAAGGATTTGCTGCTGAGATGTCCGCTAAAGCGTCGCCGTGCGAGACCCAAACGGTGGCGTCGATCCAACCGTTTGAAGAAAGGTCCGTCATGGCAAACCCCTTCCTGTTTACGTCCGAATCTGTCTCCGAAGGCCATCCCGACAAGGTGGCCGATCAGATTTCCGACGCCATCCTCGACGCCAATCTGGCGCAGGACCCGATGTCGCGAGTCGCGGCCGAAACCCTGGCCAACACCGGCCTCATCGTGCTGGCCGGCGAAATCACCACCAACGCCGTGGTCGATTACATCCAGGTGGCACGCGACACGCTCAAGCGCATCGGCTACGACGACGCCGACTTCGGCATCGATCACAAGAGCTGCGCCGTGCTCGTCGCCTACGACAAGCAAAGCCCCGACATCGCCCAGGGCGTGAACAAGGCGCATGACGACGAGCTCGACATCGGCGCCGGCGACCAGGGGCTGATGTTCGGCTATGCCTGCGACGAAACCCCCGAGCTCATGCCCGCGCCGATCTATTACGCGCACCGCCTGGTCGAGCGCCAGAGCCAGCTTCGCCGCGATGGCCGTCTGCCCTGGCTGCGCCCGGACGCCAAGAGCCAGATCACCTTTCGCTACGAGAACGGCTATCCCGTGGCCATCGACACCGTGGTGCTGTCCACCCAGCACGCGCCCGACATCGCGCTGGCCGATCTGCGCGAGGCGGTCATCGAGCACATCATCAAGCCCGTGCTGCCTGCCGAATTCATGCGCGGC
It includes:
- the metK gene encoding methionine adenosyltransferase; translated protein: MANPFLFTSESVSEGHPDKVADQISDAILDANLAQDPMSRVAAETLANTGLIVLAGEITTNAVVDYIQVARDTLKRIGYDDADFGIDHKSCAVLVAYDKQSPDIAQGVNKAHDDELDIGAGDQGLMFGYACDETPELMPAPIYYAHRLVERQSQLRRDGRLPWLRPDAKSQITFRYENGYPVAIDTVVLSTQHAPDIALADLREAVIEHIIKPVLPAEFMRGEVKYLINPTGRFVVGGPQGDCGLTGRKIIVDTYGGAAPHGGGAFSGKDPTKVDRSAAYAARHVAKNIVAAGLAKKCLVQISYAIGVAQPTSIMVTTQGTGVIDDAKLEQLVRRHFDLRPRGIIEMLDLRRPIYAKTAAYGHFGRDEPEFSWEATDKAARLRDDAGLGALQAAATA
- a CDS encoding lysophospholipid acyltransferase family protein yields the protein MLLRVFRWLSVLPLSLLQALGAALGLVVYAASGVYRQRLRAHLRQAGYAPRQLALKAAAQAGRMVGELPVVWFRRGAATPAHQVRVIGKEHVDAVRAEGFGVLYLTPHLGCFEISAQVAALWGPITVMFRPPRKRALLPLALASRQRQNLATAPANLAGVRQLLRALRTGEAVGLLPDQAPGRGEGVWADFFGRPAFTMTLPARLVQLGHARIILASALRHPGGRGYTLTLEPFPEPLDADPQRAATQINHALEGLIRRCPEQYLWAYNRYKRPSGAEPPPAPDAGEEAAA
- the dapF gene encoding diaminopimelate epimerase, which produces MRLAFTKMHGAGNDFVVLDATRAPLTLSAAQLRLLADRHFGVGADQILVVEAGPTPDVDFGYRIFNADGGEVEQCGNGARCFVAYVHAKGLTSRRRIRVQTLSGLIEPELQADGRVTVNMGAPVFDLPKVPFDATGLSPRPVGTWTQWPLEADGATDWISVLSMGNPHAVQRVDDVDAAPVHPRGPLIEHHPRFPNRVNAGFMQIVDAHHIRLRVWERGAGETLACGTGACAAVVAGLRHGWLQGAVDVQTRGGLLTIAWAGPGQAVHMTGPAAFVFDGTIDLPDLP
- a CDS encoding lipid A biosynthesis acyltransferase codes for the protein MKPLFARLSIGLVWLLHLLPYPVLAALGTAVGWLLWPLARSRRHITLRNLQLCFPEWTAARQRAVAREHFVYVARAFLERGVLWYASPKRLQRLLHLEGPVLEALDGSRNTLLLGFHFEGLDAGWTALSLVAPRPVSGMYTPQKNQVLDDWVVARRSRFHTAAIVSRHDGAAGMLRQLRAGVPFYTLPDMDFGLRSSRFIDFFGLPAATLDVAPRLAASADARVYAVVTRILPGARGYAVTVHPAWTDFPALDTRGKPADIDADLRRMNRFIEDQVRTMPAQYHWVHKRFKTRPEDQPSVY